One stretch of Agelaius phoeniceus isolate bAgePho1 chromosome 15, bAgePho1.hap1, whole genome shotgun sequence DNA includes these proteins:
- the CPEB4 gene encoding cytoplasmic polyadenylation element-binding protein 4 isoform X7 → MASHNFPDRTRTFDMHSLENSLIDIMRAENDSLKGQSSLFPMEDGFLDDGRGDQSLHSGLGSPHCFSHQNGERVERYSRKVFVGGLPPDIDEDEITASFRRFGPLIVDWPHKAESKSYFPPKGYAFLLFQDESSVQALIDACIEEDGKLYLCVSSPTIKDKPVQIRPWNLSDSDFVMDGSQPLDPRKTIFVGGVPRPLRAVELAMIMDRLYGGVCYAGIDTDPELKYPKGAGRVAFSNQQSYIAAISARFVQLQHGEIDKRVEVKPYVLDDQLCDECQGARCGGKFAPFFCANVTCLQYYCEYCWAAIHSRAGREFHKPLVKEGGDRPRHISFRWN, encoded by the exons GATCGCACGAGGACTTTTGACATGCACTCACTGGAGAACTCCCTAATTGACATAATGAGGGCTGAAAATGATTCACTGAAAG GTCAGTCCTCGCTGTTCCCCATGGAGGATGGGTTCCTGGACGATGGCCGTGGGGATCAGAGCCTGCACAGCGGCCTGGGGTCTCCCCACTGCTTCTCGCACCAGAACGGGGAGCGCGTGGAACGCTACTCCCGCAAGGTCTTTGTGGGGGGGCTCCCTCCCGACATCGACGAAG ATGAGATCACTGCAAGTTTTCGGCGCTTTGGACCTTTGATTGTAGACTGGCCGCACAAGGCAGAGAGCAAATCTTATTTTCCTCCTAAAG GATATGCATTTTTGCTGTTCCAAGATGAAAGCTCTGTGCAGGCACTGATTGATGCATGCATTGAAGAAGATGGAAAGCTCTATCTCTGTGTTTCCAGCCCCACTATCAAAGACAAACCG GTTCAGATCCGGCCTTGGAACCTTAGTGATAGTGATTTTGTTATGGATGGTTCCCAGCCTCTTGACCCAAGAAAAACCATTTTTGTTGGTGGTGTTCCTCGGCCTTTACGAGCAG TGGAGCTGGCGATGATCATGGACCGGCTCTACGGAGGGGTTTGCTACGCCGGCATCGACACCGACCCCGAGCTGAAGTACCCCAAGGGGGCCGGGCGGGTGGCGTTTTCCAACCAACAGAGCTACATTGCTGCTATCAGCGCCCGCTTCGTCCAGCTGCAGCACGGAGAGATTGATAAACGG GTGGAAGTTAAGCCATATGTCTTGGACGATCAGCTGTGTGACGAGTGTCAGGGCGCCCGCTGCGGCGGGAAGTTCGCCCCGTTCTTCTGTGCTAACGTGACGTGTCTGCAGTATTACTGTGAATATTGCTGGGCTGCTATCCATTCCCGGGCTGGCAGGGAGTTCCACAAGCCCCTGGTCAAGGAGGGAGGGGACCGCCCGAGACATATTTCATTCCGCTGGAACTAA
- the C15H5orf47 gene encoding uncharacterized protein C5orf47 homolog produces MPAAPARMERGRRARPPVPLVYVNSFGSHRCGTVIRLGRGWRQNPGQSPPGRAGAPRAAPEPRARRSPRPGGSGRRAGSGGEARGGSRTSSGDPREAKADTFDFPIPSRNVDKAIKRKKKKSKVWHKVWKVISKMLEENERFRSRLLTCSQFDGEGSDRIQRSQNGAYLDRDESIFGWV; encoded by the exons ATGCCCGCGGCCCCGGCTCGGATGGAGCGCGgccgccgcgcccgcccgcccgtGCCGCTGGTGTACGTGAACAGCTTCGGCTCGCACCGCTGCGGCACCGTGATCCGCCTGGGCCGGGGCTGGCGGCAGAACCCCGGGCAGagccccccgggccgggccggggccccGAGGGCCGCCCCGGAGCCGCGGGCCCGGCGCAGTCCCCGGCCGGGCGGCAGCGGGAGGCGAGCGGGGAGCGGCGGCGAGGCGAGAGGCGGCAGCCGCACCAGCAGCG GTGACCCTCGAGAGGCTAAGGCTGACACCTTTGACTTTCCCATCCCTTCAAGAAACGTTGATAAAGCCATTAAAcgaaagaagaaaaag TCCAAAGTCTGGCACAAGGTCTGGAAAGTGATTTCAAAAATGCTTGAGGAAAATGAAAGGTTCAGAAGTCGACTGTTGACCTGCAGCCAGTTTGATGGAGAAG GCTCTGACAGGATCCAGAGGTCACAGAATGGGGCATACCTGGACAGG GATGAGTCCATCTTTGGCTGGGTGtag
- the CPEB4 gene encoding cytoplasmic polyadenylation element-binding protein 4 isoform X6: MASHNFPDRTRTFDMHSLENSLIDIMRAENDSLKARTYGRRRGQSSLFPMEDGFLDDGRGDQSLHSGLGSPHCFSHQNGERVERYSRKVFVGGLPPDIDEDEITASFRRFGPLIVDWPHKAESKSYFPPKGYAFLLFQDESSVQALIDACIEEDGKLYLCVSSPTIKDKPVQIRPWNLSDSDFVMDGSQPLDPRKTIFVGGVPRPLRAVELAMIMDRLYGGVCYAGIDTDPELKYPKGAGRVAFSNQQSYIAAISARFVQLQHGEIDKRVEVKPYVLDDQLCDECQGARCGGKFAPFFCANVTCLQYYCEYCWAAIHSRAGREFHKPLVKEGGDRPRHISFRWN, encoded by the exons GATCGCACGAGGACTTTTGACATGCACTCACTGGAGAACTCCCTAATTGACATAATGAGGGCTGAAAATGATTCACTGAAAG CAAGGACATATGGGAGAAGGCGAG GTCAGTCCTCGCTGTTCCCCATGGAGGATGGGTTCCTGGACGATGGCCGTGGGGATCAGAGCCTGCACAGCGGCCTGGGGTCTCCCCACTGCTTCTCGCACCAGAACGGGGAGCGCGTGGAACGCTACTCCCGCAAGGTCTTTGTGGGGGGGCTCCCTCCCGACATCGACGAAG ATGAGATCACTGCAAGTTTTCGGCGCTTTGGACCTTTGATTGTAGACTGGCCGCACAAGGCAGAGAGCAAATCTTATTTTCCTCCTAAAG GATATGCATTTTTGCTGTTCCAAGATGAAAGCTCTGTGCAGGCACTGATTGATGCATGCATTGAAGAAGATGGAAAGCTCTATCTCTGTGTTTCCAGCCCCACTATCAAAGACAAACCG GTTCAGATCCGGCCTTGGAACCTTAGTGATAGTGATTTTGTTATGGATGGTTCCCAGCCTCTTGACCCAAGAAAAACCATTTTTGTTGGTGGTGTTCCTCGGCCTTTACGAGCAG TGGAGCTGGCGATGATCATGGACCGGCTCTACGGAGGGGTTTGCTACGCCGGCATCGACACCGACCCCGAGCTGAAGTACCCCAAGGGGGCCGGGCGGGTGGCGTTTTCCAACCAACAGAGCTACATTGCTGCTATCAGCGCCCGCTTCGTCCAGCTGCAGCACGGAGAGATTGATAAACGG GTGGAAGTTAAGCCATATGTCTTGGACGATCAGCTGTGTGACGAGTGTCAGGGCGCCCGCTGCGGCGGGAAGTTCGCCCCGTTCTTCTGTGCTAACGTGACGTGTCTGCAGTATTACTGTGAATATTGCTGGGCTGCTATCCATTCCCGGGCTGGCAGGGAGTTCCACAAGCCCCTGGTCAAGGAGGGAGGGGACCGCCCGAGACATATTTCATTCCGCTGGAACTAA